The Stenotrophomonas indicatrix DNA segment TCTCTTCATCGCGCTCGGCCAGTGAAGACTGCACCTCATTGTTGGCGGCGCGGCTGATGCGGTCCGACGCTTCCAGCGTCGCCTGCTTCTGCCGCAGTTCGGTCAGCTGGGTCTGCAGCGCATCGGCCCGCTTCTCGGCAACCTGCACGCGCTGGCCCTGTTCACCGCGCGGCGCGCCCAGCCAGCAGCCCCCCAGCACCGCAAGCACCAGGCTGAGCAGCCAGATGCCCGCGATCACCAGCAGGCGACGGCGGTCGGCAGGTGGTTGCCGGGCACCGGGAAGGCGGACCTGCACACGCATGGGAGGGCGGTTGTTCATGGGTAGTCTCCGTGGCATCGCAATGGCGACGCCAGTACGGCCCCTGGGGCAAACGACGGGCTAGTGTATGACAGGAACGACAGGTTTCCCCGGTGCCGGCCGGCACCGGGCGGTGGCATTCAGCCACTCCATCGTCGATAGTGTGGCACCCCGCACAGTTCCGCCGCCGGAGCCCGCCATGACCGAAGCCCACCTGTTCGTGATCGGCATCCTGCTGGCCTGGCTGGCCGGCATCCGTGTCTACCTCACCGTATTCGGCGTCGGCATCGCCGGCCTGCTCGGCTGGGTCGACCTGCCACCGGCACTGCAGGCCACCGAGTCGTGGTGGGTGCTGGGCACGTCGGCGGCGCTGGCCGTCGCCGAATTCTTCGCAGACAAGATTCCCGGCGTGGATTCCGCCTGGGACCTTGTGCAGACCCTGGCGCGCGTACCCGCCGGCGCCTTCCTCGCGGCAGCGACATTGTCGCCAGATGGCGACCTGGGCACCGGTGCACTGGTGGCGGGCGCGGGTGTTGCACTGGCCAGCCATGGCCTGAAGGCCGGCACCCGCGCCCTGCTCAACACCTCACCGGAACCGGCCAGCAACTGGATCGCCTCGGCGGCCGAAGATACCGTGGTAATCGGCGGGTTGGCGCTCGCGCTGGCGCATCCATGGATCGCGCTGGTGGTGGTGCTGGCCTGCAGTCTGGCCGGTGCATTGCTGGTCTGGCTGGTCTGGCGCACATTGTGGAAGAGCGTGCGCTGGCTGGCACGTGGTGGCAGCGACGACGGACAACGGCAACCCGGTACCGGCTGATCGGCGGGCTTGTCGCATAATGGCGGCGAACACCAGGAGCATCGATGGCCGCAAACGAATCCGCCACGGGCCCCCGCCCGGGACGCGCTGAAACCCCTCCGGCCGATCATTGGCAACGTTGGGCCGCACCCTTGGCTGCGGCGGCGCCTGCCGAGGCACCGTCGTCAACGACCGTGCAGGTGCCGGCCTCGTCAGCGCCCAGCGACGGTGCCCGACTGGCTGCTCCGCCGCCCCTGCCCTCCGCCGCAGCACTGCCAGAGGCGGGCAACAGTGACATGGCGCCTGTCGACGCCGACTCGCCCTACCGCGTGCTGATCGTCGAAGACGACCGTGCCCAGGCGCTGTTCGCACAAAGCGTGCTGCATGGCGCTGGCATGCAGGCGATCGTGCTCGGCGATGCCGATGGCGTGCAGCAGGCCATCCGCGAACAACGCCCAGACCTGATCCTGATGGATCTGCACCTGCCCGGGCTGGATGGCATGCGGCTGACCGCGATGATCCGCCAGCAGCCCGGCATGCAGTTGCTACCGATCGTATTCCTCAGCGGCGACCCGGACCCGGAGCGCCAGTTCGAAGTGCTCGACTGCGGCGCCGACGATTACCTGAGCAAGCCGATCCGGCCGCGCCACCTGATCGCCGCGGTAGCCAACCGTATCCGCCGCGCACGCGCGCAGGCCGCGACCCTGCCGGGTGCCAACGGCGCACCGGCGACCAGCAACCCGGAAACCGGGCTGCCCACGCGCCACCACGTGCTGCAGCAACTCAACGCAACGCTTGCCCAGCACGAACGCGGTGGCGTGTTCTTCGTCGAAATCTCCAGCGCGCTGGGCCTGCGCGAGCGCTACGGCTACGCGGCCTTCGAGCGGCTGATGGTGCAGGCCGGGCAACGTCTTGCCGAGGCCGGCCATCCGCATCTGCTGGCACGCCTGAACGACAACAGCTTCCTGCTGCTTGCCCGCAACACCGATGAGGACAGCCTGGAAGCGATCGCCGGCACCCTGCGCGAGCAGCTGTCCGCGCGCGCCTTCGTGATCCGCGACGACGAATCGGTGCACCTGCGCGGTGTGGTCGGCTACGCGCCGCTGTCGCCGGGTTTCGACGATGCCAGCAGCGCCTTGGAAGCGGTCGAACGCACCACCCTGCAGGCGCGCCTGCTCAGCGCCGGCGTGGCGGGCCACGTGCATCGCCAGGTGACCACCGAGCAGGAGCACCTGGCGTTGCTGGAAGGCCAGCTGGAGCTCGCTTACCAGCCGATCGTCGCCGTCGCCGGCGGCAGCAGCGCGCAGTACCAGCTGCTGCTGCGCCTGCGCCAGGCCGATGGCAGCGTGCTGACCGCCGGTCAGGTCATTCCCGCAGCCGAAGCCGCCGGCCGCATCGCCGATCTTGACCAGCAGGTACTGGAACATGCGATGGGCCTGCTCGACCTGTATCGCCATGCCACCCAACCGCTGAACCTGTTCGTCTCGCAGTCGCTGCGTACCCTGCAGCGCGATGCCTTCGCTGACTGGCTGCTGGAATCGCTGCAGCAACGTCGCCTGCCCGGCAGCGCGCTGGTGATCGACGTGCGCCTGCCCGACGCGCTGATCCACACCGTGCCGTTGCAGCAGTTCTGCCAGCGCATGGCCAGCGTTGGCGTGCGCTTCTGCCTGAGCCAGTTCGAACCAGGCAGCGAAGCCCTTGCCCTGCTCACCCAGCTGCCGTTGTCGTTCGTGCGCATGGCCGCACGCTTCTCCAGCAGCCACTCCAACCCGGATACGCGCGAAGAACTGCGCCGATCGATCGAGCAGGCGCATGCAGCCGGCCTGCTGATCATCGGCCAGCAGATCGAGGATCCGCAGGCAGCGGCCGCGATGTGGGTCGGCGGTGTCGATTACATCCAGGGCAACATGGTGCAGTCGGCCGGCAGCGACCTGAACTTCGACTTCCACAACGCGGTGCTCTGAGTGTCATCGACGGTTGCGCTGCTGGCGGTGCTGGCCCTGGCCATCATCGCCCCGCTGGTACTGGGTCTGCGGTTGCGTTCGCGCAATCGCACGCTGGCGGCACTGCAGCGCGACCGCATCACCCTCATCAGCGAGCGTGACCAGCTGCGGCGTACCACCGAACGCCAGGGCCAGCTGGAACATCAGCTGCTGCAGGCCAAGCAGGCGGCCGAAGCGGCCGTGCTGGCCAAGGGCGAGTTCCTGGCCACCATGAGCCACGAGATCCGCACGCCACTCAATGGCATCCTGCCGATGCTGGAGCTGATCGCCCGTGGTCCGCTCGGCGAGGACCAGCGGCAGATGCTGGCTACCGCCTCGGCCAGCTCGCAGCAGCTGCTGCGCATCGTCGATGACATCCTCGACTACTCGCGACTGGAAGCACAGGCACTGGAACTGGAGATCACCAGCTTCAACCTGCGCGAACTGCTCGACGGCGTGGTGCAGCTGCTGCAGCGCGCCGCCGAAGCCAAAGGCCTGACACTGAGTCTGCAACTGGATCCGGCCGTGCGCCTGCCGGTACGCGGCGACCCCGTGCGCCTGCGTCAGGTGCTGGGCAACCTGCTGGCCAACGCCATCAAGTTCACCGCACGTGGCCAGGTGCAGCTGCGCGTGCAGCGGCTGGGCGAAGGCCCCGCCCAGCACCAGTTGCGTTTCGAAGTGATCGACACCGGCATCGGCATCGATGAGGCCCAGCAGGCGCGGCTGTTCCAGTCCTTCAGTCAGGCCGACGCGTCCACCACACGCATCTACGGCGGCACCGGCCTGGGCCTGGCCATCTGCAAGCGCATCACCGACCTGATGCATGGCGACATCGGCGTGCGTTCCACCCCGGGACAGGGTGCAACCTTCTGGTTCGAAATACCGCTGCTGAAGGTCCCCGGCGATCTGCCGGCACTGGCACGCTCGCCGGCAGCGCTGCTGCTGTACACCGCCGATGCGCAGCTGCAGCCACGCGTCGAGCGCATCGCCGCACACCACGGCCTGCAGGTACAGCTGCTGGCCAGCATCGATGACGCAATGGAACGCCTGCGCGCAGCGCCACGTCCCGGCCAGAGCACGCCGGCATGGCTGCTGATCGACGCCCGCCATCGCCGCAATGGCGAGGCGGCCCTGCAGCGGGCCCTGGCCGAGCGCGGTGCCGACGACACTCTGCAGGTGCTGTGGCTGCAGGACGATCCGGTTGCACCCCGTCCTCGCCAGCAGCAGCTGCACAGCTCATTCAACGATGCCGCCCTGCACGCGCTGCTGGCACAGCCAACGGCCACCGCGCGTCCAGCAGCGCTGCTGGCCAACGCCGAAGACGCGCAGCCAGCCGCGACGTTGCCGTCATTGGATCTGCGTGTCCTGCTGGTCGAGGACAATACGGTCAACCGGATGGTGGCCGAGCACCTGCTGCGGGTCTTCCAGTGCCAGGTGCGCAACGCCGCCGACGGCGAGCAGGCGCTCGCACTGCTGCGCGAAGGCGGAATCGACGTCGTGCTGATGGATTGCCAGATGCCGGTGCTCGACGGCTACGGCGCAACACAGCGCTGGCGCAGGGAGGAGGCCGAAGCGGGGCGCACGCGGTTGCCTATCATCGCGATGACCGCCAACGCCATGGCCGGTGATCGCGAGCGCTGCCTGCAGGCGGGCATGGACGACTATCTGTCCAAGCCGATCACGCGTGAAGCGCTGCATGCATTGCTGCAACGTTGGGGCCGGGTATCCGCGGATCGCGGACATGCAGCGCTGCCGGAACCTTTGCCATTGCCCGCAGCGCCGAGCGCGCTCGACGGCGAAAGCCCGCGTGATGACCAAGCACGCTCGACCCCGATTCCACAGCTGGTGCTTGATCGCAGCGTGCTGGATGAGCTGCACGCGGTGATCGGCGATGCCGCTGCGCAGATCGTGGCAGTGTTCCTGGAAGACGCACCGCAGTTGGTGCAGCAGCTGCAGCAGGCGGCACAGGGCAACGATATCGAACGCCTGCAGGCGCTGTCGCACAGCCTGAAATCCTCCAGCGCCAACGTTGGTGCGCTGTCGCTGTCAGCAGTGGCGCGACGGATAGAACACGAAGCCCGCAGCGGCAGCCTGCAGCGCCCTGCCGTGGCAGTGGCGCTGCTGGTGGCGGAGTTCGCCCGCGCGCGTGTGGCGCTGACCGGCTACCTCGCCGGCCAGGCCCGCTGAATCACTCTTCGAGCTTGCTCAGCAGGTACTTCGGCTCACCGATGCGCTCGATCAGCTCCAGCTGGGTTTCCAGCCAGTCGATGTGCTCTTCCTCGGAGTCGAGGATCTTCACGAACAGTTGGCGGCTGACGTAGTCGCCGACCGAATCGGCGTAGGCCACGGCCTCGCGCAGGGTGACCACGCCGTCGCGTTCCAGCGACAGATCGCACTGCAGGATCTCGGTCGGGTTCTCACCGATGCGCAGCTTGCCCAGCGCCTGGAAATTCGGCAGGCCTTCGAGGAACAGGATGCGATCGGCGAGCATGTCGGCATGCTTCATTTCCTCGATCGATTCCTTGTACTCGTGTTCGGCCAGTTCCTTGATGCCCCAGTTCTTCAGCATCTTGGCGTGCAGGAAGTACTGGTTGATCGCGGTCAGCTCGTTGTAGAGGACCTTGTTGAGGAATTCGATGACCTTGGTGTCGCCCTTCATGGGAATGCTCCTGCACGCTGAAATCGCGGGCACTGTAACGCCTTGTGCGCGCGCGTGAAGGAACGCGAATCGTGCGCATTGGCCGCTGTGACCAGCAATGAAGATCAGGAGAACGCAGCGTCAACGCGCCGCGAAACGACTCAGGCGACCTGCGCCAGACCCAGTACCGGCAACGGCAGATCGTGCGTGGCACGTGCCTTGGCCAGCAGGTCGCCGGCCATGTCCAGGCAGGAACCGCAGGTGGCGCCGCATCCGGTACGCATGGTCAGCTCGGCCACCGACGTGACGCCATGGCTGGCGGCTTCGCGGATCTGGTGGTCGGTAACACCGTTGCAGATGCAGACGTACACAGGCGGGAACCAGGGCAACAGGCCAGTAGCGGCCTGGTCACTATTCCAATGGAAACGAGAATGGTTGTCAATCAGAGACCTGAACCATTCTCGATACCGTTCAGCCCGTCAGGTGACCGGACCCTCGCCCTGCGCCTTCTTCGGCCAGTACCCGTGGCTGCGGGGCCGCTTGCGCGGCCGCTCGTGGCCGGCGGCATGGCCTGGCATCCAGGCCTCGGCAGCGCTCTTGGGCATGGCACTGATGCCGTGCCCCGCCACTCCCTGGGCCAAGGGCGCCAGATGTCGCAGGGCGCGCGCATAGACGCCACGCTTGAACACCACCACATGCTCCACCGGATACCAGAAGTCGACCCAGCGCCAATGATCGAACTCGGGCGAGTCGGTATGGTCCAGGCTGACGTGGGCCTCGTCACCGGTCAGGCGCAGCAGGAACCAGACCTGCTTCTGGCCGATGCAGACCTGGCGTTCATTGCGGCGGATGGCACGCGCCGGCAGCTTGTAGCGCAGCCAACCCGGTGTCGCCCCGAGCACTTCAACGTGCTCCGGCAACAGCCCGGTCTCTTCCTGCAGTTCACGATACATGGCCTCGACAGGCGTCTCGTCGGTGTTCATGCCACCCTGCGGGAACTGCCAGCCATCCCGGCGCACACGTCGTGCCCAGAACACCTGTCCGTCCTGCCGCATCAGCACGATGCCGACGTTCGGTCGATAGCCGTCCGGATCGATCACGATGCGGACTCCTAAGAAAATCTACTGGTTGGGACTATCCCATGCCGTCTGTCGGGCCACAAGCACGATACAAAGGTGTTGACAGTCCTTGTACACATCAGCAGAATAGCGGGCTCACCAAGGCTATGTAGCTCAGCCGGTTAGAGCACAGCACTCATAATGCTGGGGTCGGTGGTTCGAGTCCACCCATAGCCACCACGTTGAAGTTGTTTTTCAATGTGAAAAGTGAGAAAATAGTTACACGTTACATTGCCCCTTAGCCAAGCGGTAAGGCACCTGACTCTGACTCAGGCATCGGTGGTTCGAATCCATCAGGGGCAGCCAAATTAAATGCAAAAGGCCAGATCGAAAGATCTGGCCTTTTGCGTTTAATCTGGTCACGCATTCCACGCCCCACCTTCGCCCGCCGCGCGCACCTGGAACAGGTAGTGCCGGCCGCTGGCCGGCAACCTCGAAATGCACACCGCCAGAACGACAAAAGCCCGGCCGAAGCCGGGCTTTTGCGTTTCCAACCAGCGGGCTCCCGAAGGAGCCCAACCAGGCGCAGCAGATCAGCGCTTGGAGAACTGGGTGGCGCGGCGGGCCTTGTGCAGACCGACCTTCTTACGTTCGACTTCGCGGGCGTCGCGGGTCATGAAGCCAGCCTTGCGCAGCTCGGACTTCAGGGTTTCGTCGTACTCGACCAGAGCACGGGCGATGCCCAGACGGATCGCACCGGCCTGGCCGGTGGTGCCGCCGCCAGCGGCGGTGACCAGGATGTCGAAGCTCTCGGTGTTCTTGGTCAGCTCGAGCGGCTGGCGCACGATCATGCGAGCGGTCTCACGGCCGAAGAACTCGTCCAGCGGACGACCATTGACGGTGATGTTGCCCGAACCCTTGCGCAGGAACACGCGAGCGGTGGAGGACTTGCGGCGGCCAGTGCCGTAGTTTTGAGTGATAGCCATGATTAGATATCCAGAACCTGCGGCTGCTGTGCGGCGTGCGGATGCTCAGTGCCGGCGTAGACCTTGAGCTTGCGGTACATCTGGCGACCCAGCGTGCCCTTCGGCAGCATGCCCTTGACGGCGGTCTCGATCACGCGCTCCGGGTGGCGCTCAAGCGCCTGGGCGAGGGATTCGGTCTTCAGGTTGCCGATGTAACCGGTGAAACGGTGATACATCTTGTCCTGCAGCTTCTTGCCGGTGACGACAATCTTTTCTGCATTGATGACGACCAGGTAGTCGCCGGTATCAACGTGCGGGGTGTAGACCGGCTTGTGCTTGCCACGCAGACGGCGGGCCAGCTCGGTGCAGAGACGGCCCAGGGTCTTGCCCTCGGCGTCGACGAGGTACCAGTCGCGCTGGACGGTCTCGTTCTTGGCAGTGAAAGTGCTCATGAAGAACTCTTGGTTAGGTCGGGCTCATTGCGGCGAAGGACTCGCCGGAACTCTGCCACGCGTTGTGAAAGGTGGAGCGTAAGGGGCGGCATTGTACGCAGCTTGGCTGGCGGGTGCAAGCCGGCTTCCGCCCCGGGTTGGCAGGGGGCCGGGGCCGGGCGAGAATCAGGGCCTCCCCCGCTCCACGCCGTGCCGCCATGACCGTGCTTCGCCAGACCACCCCGCTGGACCATCTGCTGACCGAGGCGCAGCGCGCTCTGGACACGGTGTTCGGCAACCCGCCGGCCAGCCGCCCTTATCCGGCCATGGACACCGGCGAGCCGGGCATGGACAGCGCGCAGCGTCGCCACGCGGCCGGGCTGATGCGGATCAACCATGTCGGCGAGGTCTGCGCCCAGGGCCTGTATTTCGGCCAGGCCGCAGTGGCGCGCGATCCGGCGACCCGCGAACATCTGCTGGAGGCGGCCCAGGAAGAGACCGATCACCTGGCGTGGTGCGCCACCCGCCTGGGCGAGTTGGACAGCCGCCCGAGCCTGTTCAATCCGCTCTGGTACGCCGGCAGCTACACCATCGGCACCCTGGCCGGGCTGCGTGGCGATGGCTGGAACCTGGGTTTCGTGGTCGAGACCGAGCGCCAGGTGGAAGCCCATCTGGACGAACACCTGGTCGACCTGCCGGCCGGCGACCTGCGCAGCCGCGCGGTCATCCGGGTGATGAAGGAAGACGAGGCCCGGCATGCCGAACATGCCGAACAGGCCGGCGCACGCCGCCTGCCGTTCCCGATTCCCGGCGCGATGGCGCTGGCCTCCAGGGTGATGAAGACCATTGCCTACCGCATTTGAGGGGGAGCCCCCACCAACGGTGTGGGCCTACCAGATCACACGGTGGGGCCCGACCGTTGGTCGGGCCACCTTTCAGTTGGGCGACACCAGCTTCAGGCCGATCACACCGGCCACGATCAGGCCCACGCAGGCCAGGCGTGCCGGCGAGGCGCTGTCGTTGAACAGATAGATGCCCAGCACCGTCACGCCCATGGCGCCGATGCCAGTCCAGATCGCATAAGCCGTGCCGACCGGAATGTTCTTCATCGCCTGGCTCATCAGGTACAGGCTGATCAGCGCCGACACCACCGTCAGGGCGGTCGGCACGGGTTTGCTGAAACCTTCGGAGTACTTCATTCCAAGGGCGAATCCGATCTCGAACAGACCGGCCAGCAGCAGATAGATCCAGGGCATGGGTGGGGGCTCCTTACCTTTTTGAGAAAAACGAAACGGCCCGGTGTTTTCACACCGGGCCGTAGGTCGGTACATCGCCGTGGAACTGAAGATTGCGCCAAGCGCAGGCTCCACGGGGCGGGGCGTCCCGCCTGGGTGGCGATGCCTGACGGCATCGCGCTTGGGTCACTCAGCCAGGTTGCGCCCGTGGAACAGCTCTTCGATCTCACGACGCAGCAGCGCTTCGATCTTCATGCGTTCCTTGAACGAGATGTTCTTGGCCTTCTCCTCGAACAGGTACTGGTCCAGGTCGAAGTCCTTCAGGTGCATCTTCGTGTGGAAGATGTTCTCCTGGTAGACGTTGACGTCGAACATCTCGTAACGCGACTTGATGTTCTTGGCCAGGAAGTTCTGGATCGAGTTGATCTTGTGATCGATGTAGTGCTTCTTGCCCTTCACATCACGCGTGAAGCCACGGACACGGTAGTCCATGATCACGATGTCCGATTCCAGGCTCTCGATCAGGTAGTTCAGTGCCTTCAACGGCGAAATGACGCCGCAGGTAGCCACGTCGATGTCGGCGCGGAAGGTGGCAATGCCTTCCTGCGGGTGCGTTTCCGGATAGGTGTGCACGGTGATGTGCGACTTGTCCATGTGCGCGACCACGGCATCGGAAATCAACTCCTTGCCGGCCTGCTTCTTGTCGATCACCGGCTCTTCGGAGATCAGGATCGTCACCGAGGCACCCTGCGGATCGTAATCCTGGCGCGCCACGTTGAGGATGTTGGCGCCGATGATCTCAGCGACATCGGTCAAGATTTGAGTAAGCCTGTCGGCGTTGTACTCTTCATCGATGTATTCAATGTAACGCTGACGCTCCTCTTCGGTGCGCGCGTAACACACGTCATAGATGTTGAAGCTCAGCGCCTTGGTGAGGTTGTTGAAACCCTGCAACCTCAGGCGAGGCAACGGCTTGACCACGGCGGTCGATTCCTGTGTAAGAAGGGAAAGGGGGAATTATGCGGCATAAGTGTCTCCAGGGGGAACGTGAAGACGCTCAGGTTCTGGCACACTGTTTGCCCTTAACAATTGCGCTGGTTAAGCTCCGCTATCGACCCCGTGAATCCGTTCATGCGCAGAGGGAGCGCCCCTATCGTGTCAACCGTGCGCCTAGCTAGCAGCCCATTGGCCTTGGACATCGCAACAATCGACCGCTTCCTGGCACACAGCCACAGGCGGCGCTATCCCACCCGTACCGACGTCTTCCGACCCGGTGACCCGGCCGGCACCCTGTATTACGTCATCAGCGGCTCGGTTTCGATCATGGCCGAGGAGGAAGAGGACCGTGAACTGGTGCTGGGCTATTTCGGCGCCGGTGAGTTCGTCGGCGAGATGGGCCTGTTCGTGGAGTCGGACCGCCGTGAGGTGATCCTGCGCACCCGCACGGCCTGTGAGCTGGCCGAAATCAGCTACGAGCGCCTGCATCAGCTGTTCCTCGGCCCGCTGTCAGCCGATGCCCCGCGCCTGCTGTACGCGCTGGGCCAGCAGATCTCAAAGCGCCTGCTGGACACCAGCCGCAAGGCCAGCCGTCTGGCATTCCTGGATGTCACCGACCGCATCGTGCGCACCCTGCACGATCTGGCGCAGGAGCCGGAGTCGATGACGCACCCGCAGGGCAGCCAACTGCGCGTCTCACGCCAGGAACTGGCCCGTCTGGTCGGTTGCTCGCGCGAAATGGCCGGCCGGGTGTTGAAGAAGCTGCAGACCGACGGCCTGCTGCACGCCCGCGGCAAGACCGTGGTGCTGTACGGCACCCGTTGATCGACAGATGTCCGCCGGGCATGGCCCGGCGCTACCCCAAGGCCTCCACCACGGTAGCGCCGGGCCATGCCCGGCGGATCGTCGTACGTGCGACACACCATCGCATGTCGCGCACACCCGCATCCGCTAGGCTCGATCCATGGAGCTGAGCAGCGAATTCTGGTGGTTCATCCTCATCGGCCTCGGCGCCCAGCTGGTCGATGGCGCGCTGGGCATGGCATTCGGGCTGGTTTCTTCATCGGTGCTGCTCAGCATGGGCCTGCCTCCCGCACAGGTCAGCGCCAGCGTGCATACCGCTGAAGTGTTCACCACCGGGGCCTCCGGTGTGTCGCATCTGGTCGCCGGCAATGTCGACAGGCGACTGTTCTTCCGCCTCGCCCTGCCCGGCGCGCTGGGCGGCGCACTCGGCGCGTACGTGCTGACACAGGTCCCTGGCGACCTGATCCGCCCACTGATCTACCTGTACCTGCTGGTGCTGGCCATCATCATCCTGGCCCGCGCGGCGGGCCGCTGGATGCCCAAGGGCGAGATCCGGCGGGTACCGGTGCTGGGCTTCTTCGCCGGCCTGCTCGATGCCAGTGGCGGTGGCGGCTGGGGCCCGGTGGCCACCTCCACCCTGCTCGCCCGCGGCGGTCAGGCGCGGACCACGATCGGCACGGTAAACGCTGCGGAGTTCGTGGTCACGCTGACGGTGTCAGCGACCTTCCTGCTGTCGATGGGAATGCAGCACCTGCAGATCGTCGCCGGCCTGCTGATCGGCGGCATGATGGCCGCGCCGGTGGCGGCGGTGCTGGTGAAGCGGGTGAAGGAACGCTGGGTACTGGTCGCGGTGGGCGTGCTGGTGCTGGGCATCAGTCTGTTCCAGGTGGGCCATGCGCTGTTCGGGTACCTGTACCGCTGACCGCTCGCCGGGCGGGATCCGGTAGTGCCGGCCGCTGGCCGGCAACCTCATGGCCTGCGGAAACGCGTGCAAGGTTGCCGGCCAGCGGCCGGCACTACCGGGTCCTTGCCCGGCAGACCCGTCATCGTGCGATGGGGTCAGAGCCCCTGCGGGGATCTGACCCCGGACTATGCCTTGTCGCCACCGCGGTCCACGCAGCCCCAGTTGAGGATGCGGGTGCCCGCCGGCAGCACGCGGCGGAAGAATTCCACCTTGGCCGGCTTCGGGTTGACCACCACCGGCGCTTTCGCCGCCAGCAGCAGCGGCAGGTCGGCGGTGCTGTCCGAATAGGCGATATCGATATCGCCGTAGCCGCGCTCGCGCAGCATGCGCATCTTCTCTTCGTTGTGGCAGTGGCGGGTCGGCCCTACCCCGCCCAGCCGCGGCCCCACTTCGGTACCGATCACCGGCACGTCCTGGTGGGCGACGAAGGCCAGGATCGCGCGGGCAAGTTCCGGCGGTGCGCCGGTGGCCACCACCACGCGATCGCCCTTGGCACGGTGCGCGGCGAATACGTCCAGCGCCTGCGGCAGCAGCTTGGCGCGCATCTGCGCTTCATTGCGCAGCACGTAGGCATCGATCACCTTGTTGAACTCGCGCGCGCGATGCAGGCCGAAGCTGCCGATCCAGACATAGATCGAGATACCGGCACGGCGGGTCGGCAGCATCGCCACCATCGGCCCGGCAATCGGGGTGACCAGCAGCGCCGCCAGCATC contains these protein-coding regions:
- the sugE gene encoding quaternary ammonium compound efflux SMR transporter SugE — encoded protein: MPWIYLLLAGLFEIGFALGMKYSEGFSKPVPTALTVVSALISLYLMSQAMKNIPVGTAYAIWTGIGAMGVTVLGIYLFNDSASPARLACVGLIVAGVIGLKLVSPN
- the speD gene encoding adenosylmethionine decarboxylase, coding for MVKPLPRLRLQGFNNLTKALSFNIYDVCYARTEEERQRYIEYIDEEYNADRLTQILTDVAEIIGANILNVARQDYDPQGASVTILISEEPVIDKKQAGKELISDAVVAHMDKSHITVHTYPETHPQEGIATFRADIDVATCGVISPLKALNYLIESLESDIVIMDYRVRGFTRDVKGKKHYIDHKINSIQNFLAKNIKSRYEMFDVNVYQENIFHTKMHLKDFDLDQYLFEEKAKNISFKERMKIEALLRREIEELFHGRNLAE
- the crp gene encoding cAMP-activated global transcriptional regulator CRP, encoding MRRGSAPIVSTVRLASSPLALDIATIDRFLAHSHRRRYPTRTDVFRPGDPAGTLYYVISGSVSIMAEEEEDRELVLGYFGAGEFVGEMGLFVESDRREVILRTRTACELAEISYERLHQLFLGPLSADAPRLLYALGQQISKRLLDTSRKASRLAFLDVTDRIVRTLHDLAQEPESMTHPQGSQLRVSRQELARLVGCSREMAGRVLKKLQTDGLLHARGKTVVLYGTR
- a CDS encoding sulfite exporter TauE/SafE family protein, with the protein product MELSSEFWWFILIGLGAQLVDGALGMAFGLVSSSVLLSMGLPPAQVSASVHTAEVFTTGASGVSHLVAGNVDRRLFFRLALPGALGGALGAYVLTQVPGDLIRPLIYLYLLVLAIIILARAAGRWMPKGEIRRVPVLGFFAGLLDASGGGGWGPVATSTLLARGGQARTTIGTVNAAEFVVTLTVSATFLLSMGMQHLQIVAGLLIGGMMAAPVAAVLVKRVKERWVLVAVGVLVLGISLFQVGHALFGYLYR
- a CDS encoding haloacid dehalogenase-like hydrolase, which codes for MKTYYPMPREDAPLVVFDFDHTLYDGDSGTHLFASLIKRNPLRMLAALLVTPIAGPMVAMLPTRRAGISIYVWIGSFGLHRAREFNKVIDAYVLRNEAQMRAKLLPQALDVFAAHRAKGDRVVVATGAPPELARAILAFVAHQDVPVIGTEVGPRLGGVGPTRHCHNEEKMRMLRERGYGDIDIAYSDSTADLPLLLAAKAPVVVNPKPAKVEFFRRVLPAGTRILNWGCVDRGGDKA